One Glycine soja cultivar W05 chromosome 2, ASM419377v2, whole genome shotgun sequence genomic region harbors:
- the LOC114378160 gene encoding putative pentatricopeptide repeat-containing protein At1g02420 → MLLRRFSFQSPSNYIPPSTLIRHRLLSSNQNDDVQKVFGILSSTSTPEQLKQSLKSSGVFLSNDVIDQVLKRVRFSHGNPSQTLEFFRYTGRRKGFYHSSFSLDTMLYILGRSRMFGQVWELLIEARRKDQTAITARTVMVVLGRIAKVCSVRQTVESFRKFRKLVQEFDTNCFNALLRTLCQEKSMADARNVYHSLKHRFRPNLHTFNILLSGWKTPEDADLFFKEMKEMGVTPDVVTYNSLMDVYCKGREIEKAYKMLDEMRDQDFSPDVITYTCIIGGLGLIGQPDKARNVLKEMKEYGCYPDAAAYNAAIRNFCIAKRLGDAHGLVEEMVTKGLSPNATTYNLFFRVFYWSNDLQSSWNMYQRMMVEGCLPNTQSCMFLIRLFRRHEKVEMALQFWGDMVEKGFGSYTLVSDVLFDLLCDMGKLEEAEKCFLEMVEKGQKPSHVSFRRIKVLMELANRHEALQSLMQKMAMFGRPLQVDQSTVNPAETSDSLFTKS, encoded by the coding sequence ATGTTGCTGAGGCGTTTCTCATTTCAATCCCCGTCGAATTACATTCCTCCCTCAACCCTAATTCGGCACCGCCTCTTAAGCTCCAACCAAAACGACGACGTACAGAAAGTCTTCGGCATACTCAGTAGCACCTCCACACCGGAACAGCTGAAACAATCCCTCAAATCAAGCGGCGTTTTCCTCTCCAACGACGTAATCGACCAAGTCCTGAAACGCGTCCGCTTCAGCCACGGTAACCCCTCCCAAACCCTCGAGTTTTTCCGTTACACCGGCAGAAGAAAAGGGTTTTACCACTCCTCGTTTTCCCTCGACACCATGCTCTACATCCTTGGCAGAAGCCGCATGTTCGGCCAAGTTTGGGAGCTCCTAATCGAAGCGCGTCGGAAGGACCAAACGGCCATAACGGCGCGCACCGTTATGGTCGTGTTGGGCAGGATCGCCAAAGTGTGTTCCGTTAGGCAAACGGTGGAGTCGTTTAGGAAGTTCAGGAAGCTGGTGCAAGAGTTCGATACTAACTGTTTTAACGCTCTTTTGAGAACGCTGTGCCAGGAGAAGAGCATGGCCGATGCTAGAAACGTGTATCATAGTTTGAAGCATAGGTTTCGTCCAAATTTGCATACTTTTAACATTCTTCTTTCCGGGTGGAAGACCCCTGAGGATGCTGACTTGTTCTTTAAGGAGATGAAGGAAATGGGAGTGACGCCTGATGTTGTTACGTACAATAGTTTGATGGATGTTTATTGCAAGGGGAGGGAAATTGAGAAGGCCTATAAGATGCTTGATGAAATGCGTGACCAGGATTTTTCGCCGGATGTGATCACGTATACTTGTATCATCGGTGGATTGGGGTTGATTGGACAGCCTGATAAGGCTAGGAATGTTTTGAAGGAGATGAAGGAGTATGGGTGTTACCCTGATGCTGCGGCTTACAATGCTGCCATCAGGAACTTTTGCATTGCAAAGAGGCTTGGTGATGCTCATGGGTTGGTGGAGGAGATGGTGACCAAGGGTTTGAGTCCGAATGCAACGACTTACAATTTGTTCTTTAGGGTTTTTTACTGGTCCAATGATTTGCAGAGCTCTTGGAACATGTACCAGAGGATGATGGTTGAGGGGTGCCTTCCGAACACGCAGTCTTGTATGTTCTTGATAAGGTTGTTTAGGAGGCATGAGAAGGTGGAGATGGCGCTGCAGTTCTGGGGTGACATGGTGGAGAAGGGTTTTGGGTCATATACATTGGTTTCTGATGTGCTGTTTGATTTGCTTTGTGATATGGGGAAGTTGGAGGAAGCAGAGAAGTGTTTCTTGGAGATGGTTGAGAAGGGGCAGAAGCCAAGTCATGTGTCGTTTAGGAGAATCAAGGTTCTCATGGAACTAGCGAATAGACATGAGGCCCTTCAGAGCTTGATGCAGAAAATGGCCATGTTTGGGCGACCACTCCAAGTGGATCAAAGTACGGTGAACCCAGCTGAGACGTCAGATTCTCTCTTTACTAAAAGTTAG
- the LOC114378192 gene encoding transcription factor MYB78-like produces METMNVQVMRSLSDMVIKKGPWTEEEDSVLINYVNVHGEGHWNSLARSSGLKRTGKSCRLRWFNYLRPNVRRGNITLQEQLLILELHSHWGNRWAKIAEQLPGRTDNEIKNYWRTRVVKQAKQLKCHVNSKQFRDALRFVWMPRLMEQIQASSSSYGLDQTTLCNTQTHRDNSMVSSYSSEVDLQPPSLSDTSITSSSYNLIGDGGLSTESAEKGSIYSLWQHWDYSDIQAFEPCNGFGDADLWTDENMWFLQQHLADEL; encoded by the exons ATGGAGACCATGAATGTTCAGGTGATGAGAAGCTTATCAGATATGGTAATTAAAAAAGGACCATGGACTGAGGAAGAAGATTCTGTTCTGATCAACTATGTCAACGTCCACGGCGAAGGCCACTGGAACTCCCTCGCTCGCTCTTCAG GTTTAAAGCGAACGGGCAAAAGCTGCAGACTAAGATGGTTCAACTACTTGCGCCCAAATGTTCGACGTGGGAACATCACCCTTCAAGAACAGCTCTTGATTCTCGAACTCCATTCCCACTGGGGCAATCG GTGGGCCAAAATAGCAGAACAACTGCCAGGGAGAACAGACAATGAGATAAAGAACTATTGGAGGACTCGAGTGGTGAAGCAGGCTAAGCAACTCAAATGTCATGTAAACAGCAAACAGTTCAGGGACGCCTTGCGTTTCGTTTGGATGCCGCGCCTTATGGAGCAGATTcaggcttcttcttcttcctatgGCCTTGATCAAACCACGTTGTGCAACACTCAAACCCACAGAGACAACTCAATGGTTTCATCGTACTCATCAGAGGTTGATCTTCAGCCTCCTTCTCTTTCTGATACAAGTATAACTTCATCATCTTACAATTTAATTGGTGATGGAGGCCTGTCAACGGAAAGTGCAGAAAAGGGGTCCATATACTCTCTTTGGCAGCATTGGGACTACTCTGACATACAAGCATTTGAGCCATGCAATGGTTTTGGTGATGCAGACTTGTGGACCGATGAAAACATGTGGTTCTTGCAGCAGCATCTTGCTGATGAATTATGA
- the LOC114369307 gene encoding probable pectinesterase 53, with translation MKQRIILWEEDAKSLCAKTEQCSACGWKEGGTSRGASHDRISGTKAGFYGTQDTLYDHKGLHYFNNCSIQGSVLFIFGSARWLPSLLKNCIATGSGQIYLGRAWGDYSRVIFSYTYMDNIVLPKGWSDWGDQKRDSRVYYGEYKCSGPGANLAGSVPWARVLTDEEAKPFIGMQFIERDTWLASP, from the exons ATGAAACAAAGAATAATTTTGTGGGAAGAGGATGCTAAATCATTGTGTGCTAAAACAGAACAGTGCTCCGCATGTGGTTGGAAGGAGGGGGGAACAAGCCGTGGCGCTTCGCATGATCGCATCTCAGGAACCAAAGCTGGTTTCTATGGAACTCAAGACACTCTCTATGATCACAAAGGCCTTCATTACTTCAACAACTGCTCTATTCAAGGTTCTGTTCTTTTCATCTTCGGTTCCGCCAG GTGGCTTCCATCACTGCTCAAAAACTGCATAGCAACAGGTAGTGGGCAGATTTATCTTGGAAGAGCATGGGGAGATTATTCCAGAGTTATTTTCTCATACACCTACATGGACAACATAGTTCTCCCCAAAGGATGGAGTGATTGGGGTGACCAAAAGCGTGACTC GAGAGTATATTATGGAGAATACAAGTGTAGTGGGCCAGGAGCTAACTTGGCTGGAAGTGTGCCATGGGCACGGGTACTGACGGATGAAGAGGCCAAGCCTTTTATTGGAATGCAATTCATTGAACGGGACACTTGGCTTGCTAGCCCCTAA
- the LOC114378208 gene encoding gibberellin 2-beta-dioxygenase 2-like — protein sequence MVAPCPTSMMVRTKKTKAMGVPTIDLSLERSKLAELVVKACEEYGFFKVVNHSVPKEVIARLEEEGKEFFSKTSSEKRQAGPANPFGYGCRNIGPNGDMGHLEYLLLHTNPLSISERSKTIAKDPTKFSCVVNDYIEAAKELTCELLDLVAEGLWVQDKFSLSKLIRDVHSDSLLRINQYPPVSLKGTKNWDTSKVEARQIQSQNNNNNNNNNIGFGEHSDPQILTIMRSNNVDGLQISTHDGLWIPVPPDPNEFFVMVGDALQVLTNGRFASVRHRVLTNTTKARMSMMYFAAPPLNRWITPLPMMVTPHNPSLYKPFTWAQYKQAAYSLRLGDARLDLFKIQRQQDTHLAPASP from the exons ATGGTTGCCCCTTGTCCAACATCCATGATGGTAAGAACCAAGAAAACAAAGGCCATGGGAGTTCCGACGATAGACCTTTCCCTGGAAAGATCGAAGTTGGCAGAACTAGTGGTGAAAGCATGTGAGGAATACGGTTTCTTCAAGGTGGTGAATCACAGTGTGCCAAAGGAGGTTATTGCAAGATTGGAAGAGGAGGGAAAGGAGTTTTTCTCCAAAACCTCCTCGGAGAAGCGCCAAGCTGGCCCTGCCAATCCTTTTGGCTATGGCTGCAGAAATATTGGCCCCAATGGTGATATGGGTCACCTCGAGTATCTCCTCCTTCATACCAATCCTCTTTCTATATCTGAGAGATCCAAAACCATAGCAAAAGACCCTACTAAGTTCAG TTGTGTCGTGAATGATTACATAGAAGCAGCTAAGGAACTAACATGTGAGCTTCTTGATCTGGTGGCGGAGGGTTTGTGGGTCCAAGACAAATTCTCACTCAGCAAGCTCATCAGAGACGTTCATAGTGACTCACTTCTAAGGATCAATCAATACCCTCCCGTGAGCCTAAAGGGCACCAAGAATTGGGACACGTCCAAAGTTGAGGCACGTCAAATCCAGAGccaaaataataacaacaacaacaacaacaacattggCTTTGGAGAGCATTCTGACCCTCAGATCTTGACCATCATGCGGTCCAACAACGTTGATGGCCTTCAGATTTCCACCCACGATGGCTTGTGGATCCCTGTCCCCCCTGACCCCAATGAATTCTTCGTTATGGTTGGCGATGCCTTGCAG GTTTTGACAAATGGAAGGTTTGCAAGCGTGAGACACAGGGTGTTGACGAACACAACAAAGGCCAGAATGTCAATGATGTACTTTGCAGCACCACCGCTGAATAGGTGGATCACTCCACTGCCAATGATGGTGACACCCCACAATCCAAGTCTCTATAAGCCCTTTACGTGGGCCCAATACAAGCAAGCAGCATACTCTCTAAGATTGGGAGACGCTCGCCTTGACCTCTTCAAGATCCAACGACAACAAGATACCCATCTCGCACCTGCTTCTCCCTGA